The DNA region CCCGCAATAATCGAAAGCGCAAGCGAGGCCAGAACGCAGCCGGTAAACATATAAAGCCCCCAAGCCGTTTCCACCCGCGCCAGACCGATACCTTTGACCAAAATGATATAAAGCGCGATCAAGAATATATCCGCCATTGCCAGCTTGCCCAAGATATGCAGCGCAGGGGCCACGCGCGGGCTGAGCAACCTAAACTGCAGCAAGGCAAGGCCGATGGTTTTCAGATAGGGCGCGAAGATGGCGAAAAACGTGACCAGCAGCGCCAAGCCGACATCCTTTTGCCACAGCGATTGCAGGCCCGATACGATCGAGATTTCGGAAAGATCGAAAAACGGCAGCAGGCCCGCACGCATCAATGGCGCGAACCATGACAGGGGGAATAGCACCAAAAGCGACAGGTTCGCCGCAATCAAAAGATAGCGCACAGGCCTGCCTTTCGCTGCGGGGTCAGCCTCTGCGGGGTTGCTCGACATATCTTCGGGTGTAGCGCGCGCCAAGATTGGTCAGGATTTCATAGCCGATCGTATCCGCCGCTGCGGCCAAATCATCGATGGTTTGATGCGGGCCCAGAATATCCAATGTGCGCGGTGCCTGATCCAGATGCGAGACGTCAACGGTGATCACATCCATCGAGACGCGCCCCACAAGCGGGCAGGGCACGTCCCCCGCCCAAAGCACGGCACGATTGCCAAGAGCGCGCAAAAGCCCATCAGCATAGCCACCCGAAACGGTGGCAATCTGGCTTGGGGCCTCGGCCACCCAAGCGCAGCCATAGCCCACAGATTGCCCGATTGCGATATCACGCAACTGGATCACGGGCAGGGAAAGGGCAACTGTCGGATTTGCGGTTTCAAACGGAAGGCCACCATAAAGACCGATGCCGGGGCGCGTCAGATCAAAGTGATATTCGGGCCCAAGCAATATCCCCCCCGTGGCCGCAAGAGAGCGCGGCACATCAATGCCATCGGTCATGGCGCGAAACTCTGTCAGTTGGGCGGCGTTCATCTGATGGCCGGGCTCATCCGCGCAGGCAAGGTGGCTCATCACCAGCTCGGGGCCTGCTTCCAGTATAAGGGCTGCGACGGCCTCCCACTCCACGGAGTCGAGGCCAAGACGGTTCATGCCGGTGTTCAACTGCACGCCGAAAGGGCGACCGGGAAGGGATTCCAGATGGCGTGTGATCTGGTCAATGGAATTGAGCATCGGCGTCAGATCAAGGTCGTTGATCGTGTCGGTATCGCCCGCCATATGACCCGAAAAGACCGAGATCTGAGGGCCCTGACCAAGGGCTTGGCGCACGGCTGCCCCCTCTTCGGCACAGGCGACAAAAAAGCGGCGGGCACCGGCATGCGCCAAGGCACGCGCCACACGGCCAGCGCCTAAACCATAGGCATCAGCTTTAATGACAGCCCCGGTCTGGGTGTCTGCGGCGGACATACGATTCAACTGGTGCCAATTGGCGGCGATTGCATCGAGGTCGATAGAGAGAGTTGCGGTGGCCATGTGTTTGTTTTGACTGCTTAAGGGGAGAGGTCAAGTGAAAAGCGCTTAAGGCGCAGGGGGAGAGCCGTGCTTGGGGCCATTGAGGCCCCTGCGCCCGACATTGCCATGACATGTTGTTGGTGACTTCTATACCTTTTAAAGCGTTTCTGACATATTGGCATCAAACGGATCCGCAATGCAGCTGTTAACTTGGAACACATAGGCTGTCAGATCATATGTAACCATGGCAATGCCGCCTTTAGGGGCTCGATGCCCCTGCAGGCGGCTCCACCCCGTTGATCAATAGCCCTGATCGCTGCCTTCTTGCCAAGCTTTGACCAAGTTGCCAAAGCGGGTAAAGCGGCCTTCGAACGACAGTTCAACCGAACCGATGGGACCGTGGCGTTGCTTGCCAATAATCACCTCGGCCTTGCCATGGACGCTTTCCATAACCGATTGCCATTGCGCCATTTTCTCCAGCTCATGATCACCCGGTTTCTCGCGTTCCTTATAATATTCATCGCGGTACACAAACATCACCACATCGGCGTCTTGCTCAATAGAGCCGGATTCGCGCAGATCCGACAGTTGCGGGCGCTTGTCTTCGCGGCTTTCGACCTGACGCGACAGCTGTGACAGGGCAATGACGGGAATGTTCAGCTCCTTCGCGATGGCCTTCAACCCTTGGGTAATCTCGGACACCTCTTGCACCCGGTTTTCCTTGGAGGAGCCTTTGAGCAGCTGCAAATAGTCGATGATCAGCACATCAAGCCCATGCGTCCGCTTCAACCGGCGCGCGCGGGCGGCGACCTGACTGATGGGCAGCGCGGGCGTATCGTCGATATAAAGCGGGCAGGCCTCAAGGCTTTTGGCGGCTTCGACAAAGCGGCGGAATTCCTGTTCCGACATATCGCCGCGCCGGATTTGCTCGGAGGGCACTTCGGAAGCTTCTGAAAGGATCCGTGCGGCCAATTGTTCCGCGCTCATCTCCAACGAGTAAAAGCCTACAACCCCGCCCTCCACAGCGCCTTCGGCGCCATCGTTCCGAAGGCCGCGTTTGTAGGCCTTGGCGATGTTAAAGGCGATATTCGTTGCCAACGAGGTTTTCCCCATCGACGGTCGGCCGGCAAGGATCAGCAAATCCGACGGGTGCAAACCGCCCAGCTTTTTGTCCAGATCAGCCAGACCGGTTGAAATGCCCGCCAAACCGCCATCGCGTTGATAGGCGGCATTGGCAACATTAACCGCTTCGGTTACCGCCTTGAGAAAGCTTTGAAATCCGCGCTCTGCGACGCCCTGTTCGCCAAGCTTGTAAAGCCGCTGTTCCGCCTCGACGATCTGCTCTTTGGGTTCCGATGCCACCTCGACCTTGGCCGCCTTGGCCGCAATATCACGCCCCAGCCCGATCAATTCGCGCCGCACCGCCAGATCATAAAGCATCTGCGCATAGTCGCGCGCCGCAAAGCTGGAAATCGCCGCCCCCGCCAGACGCACAAGATAGGCAGGCCCGCCAAGTTCCTTCAGCCCCGCGTCATCCTCTAGAAAGGCCTTGAGGGTCACGGGCGATGCCAGCGCGTTTTTCTGGATACGCGCGGCGGCGATCTCAAAGATGCGGCTATGGACCGGGTCATAAAAATGGGCAGGTTTGATCAACGAGGAGATACGATCATAGACATCGTTATTGGTCAGGATCGCACCCAAAAGCTGCTGCTCGGCCTCAATGTTATGGGGCAGGGCTGTGGTTTCTGTCTCCGCCGGAAGGGTTTGGCGGATGGGGGCGACTTCATTCATTTGTTCGGCCTCATATGTCGGATTTCGGGCGTGTCGCAGGTGTAGCACAACGCGCTGTGGAAGGGGCTGTGCAAATCTTGTGGATAACCGCTGTATAACTACGAAGGGCGATGAACCGCGCAAGCGCAGCCTACCTTATTTGGGGGCGCTTGTCACCGGGATCACCGTTTATAGTGTGCCGTGGCAGGC from Pseudorhodobacter turbinis includes:
- the alr gene encoding alanine racemase gives rise to the protein MATATLSIDLDAIAANWHQLNRMSAADTQTGAVIKADAYGLGAGRVARALAHAGARRFFVACAEEGAAVRQALGQGPQISVFSGHMAGDTDTINDLDLTPMLNSIDQITRHLESLPGRPFGVQLNTGMNRLGLDSVEWEAVAALILEAGPELVMSHLACADEPGHQMNAAQLTEFRAMTDGIDVPRSLAATGGILLGPEYHFDLTRPGIGLYGGLPFETANPTVALSLPVIQLRDIAIGQSVGYGCAWVAEAPSQIATVSGGYADGLLRALGNRAVLWAGDVPCPLVGRVSMDVITVDVSHLDQAPRTLDILGPHQTIDDLAAAADTIGYEILTNLGARYTRRYVEQPRRG
- a CDS encoding paraquat-inducible protein A, which translates into the protein MSSNPAEADPAAKGRPVRYLLIAANLSLLVLFPLSWFAPLMRAGLLPFFDLSEISIVSGLQSLWQKDVGLALLVTFFAIFAPYLKTIGLALLQFRLLSPRVAPALHILGKLAMADIFLIALYIILVKGIGLARVETAWGLYMFTGCVLASLALSIIAGRKNSAQAPAN
- a CDS encoding replicative DNA helicase — translated: MNEVAPIRQTLPAETETTALPHNIEAEQQLLGAILTNNDVYDRISSLIKPAHFYDPVHSRIFEIAAARIQKNALASPVTLKAFLEDDAGLKELGGPAYLVRLAGAAISSFAARDYAQMLYDLAVRRELIGLGRDIAAKAAKVEVASEPKEQIVEAEQRLYKLGEQGVAERGFQSFLKAVTEAVNVANAAYQRDGGLAGISTGLADLDKKLGGLHPSDLLILAGRPSMGKTSLATNIAFNIAKAYKRGLRNDGAEGAVEGGVVGFYSLEMSAEQLAARILSEASEVPSEQIRRGDMSEQEFRRFVEAAKSLEACPLYIDDTPALPISQVAARARRLKRTHGLDVLIIDYLQLLKGSSKENRVQEVSEITQGLKAIAKELNIPVIALSQLSRQVESREDKRPQLSDLRESGSIEQDADVVMFVYRDEYYKEREKPGDHELEKMAQWQSVMESVHGKAEVIIGKQRHGPIGSVELSFEGRFTRFGNLVKAWQEGSDQGY